TACTTATAAATTGAAATATACAAAAAAGGGCGATCAATTGATCGCCCTTTTCTCCTACTAAATAACAAAAATTAGCGTAAGATATACACCAGTAAAAACAGGATAATCCAGACCACATCGACGAAATGCCAGTATAATTCTGCTGCTTCCACACCAAAGTGAGATTGACTAGAATAGTGGTCTTTTTGACGAGAACGCCAGAGGACAGATAGAATCAGCACTAAACCAAAAGTAACGTGGAGACCGTGGAATCCGGTTAAGGCATAAAAAGCGCTGGTGAAAACATTAGTTGTCAGACCGAATTCAGCGTGATAATATTCGTATCCTTGACCACAAAGGAAGATAATTCCCATCAGGGCAGTAATGCCGAACCACAATTGTAAACCGGCATTATTGTTTTGT
This portion of the Microcystis aeruginosa NIES-2549 genome encodes:
- a CDS encoding cytochrome c oxidase subunit 3 is translated as MQGSTLEDSQLSVNYHQETVEHGHHGHPDHRLFGVVLFLVAESSIFLGLFAAFLFYRTMLPVWPPAGTPELELTLPTINTIILVSSSFVMHIGQKAIKQNNNAGLQLWFGITALMGIIFLCGQGYEYYHAEFGLTTNVFTSAFYALTGFHGLHVTFGLVLILSVLWRSRQKDHYSSQSHFGVEAAELYWHFVDVVWIILFLLVYILR